Proteins from one Lonchura striata isolate bLonStr1 chromosome 6, bLonStr1.mat, whole genome shotgun sequence genomic window:
- the ATP6V1D gene encoding V-type proton ATPase subunit D has product MSAKDRIEIFPSRMAQTIMKARLKGAQTGRNLLKKKSDALTLRFRQILKKIIETKMLMGEVMREAAFSLAEAKFTAGDFSTTVIQNVNKAQVKIRAKKDNVAGVTLPVFEHYQEGGDSYELTGLARGGEQLAKLKRNYAKAVELLVELASLQTSFITLDEAIKITNRRVNAIEHVIIPRIERTLSYIITELDEREREEFYRLKKIQEKKKVLKEKSDQERELRRAAGEESEPANLLAEEKDEDLLFE; this is encoded by the exons ATGTCGGCCAAGGACCGCATCGAGATCTTCCCCTCGCGGAT GGCTCAGACCATCATGAAGGCTCGTTTGAAAGGAGCCCAAACAGGTCGTAACCTCTTGAAGAAAAAATCTGATGCTTTGACACTTCGATTCAGACAGATCCTTAAGAAAATTATTGAG acTAAGATGCTGATGGGTGAGGTGATGAGAGAAGCTGCCTTTTCACTTGCTGAGGCGAAGTTCACAGCAGGAGATTTCAG TACCACTGTGATCCAAAATGTGAACAAAGCACAAGTCAAGATCAGAGCTAAGAAAGACAATGTAGCAG GTGTAACCTTGCCAGTTTTTGAGCATTACCAGGAAGGAGGGGACA GCTATGAGCTGACTGGCTTGGCCAGAGGTGGAGAACAGCTGGCTAAGCTGAAGAGGAACTATGCCAAAGCTGTGGAGCTGCTTGTAGAACTGGCCTCATTACAG ACATCCTTTATTACTTTGGATGAAGCCATTAAAATAACAAACAGACGTGTGAATGCAATTGAACATG tgaTTATTCCCAGGATTGAGCGTACTCTTTCTTATATCATCACAGAACTGGATGAACGAGAACGAGAGGAATTCTACAG GCTTAAAAAgatccaggaaaagaaaaaagtcttgAAAGAAAAGTCTGACCAAGAACGGGAGCTGCGGAGGGCTGCTGGTGAGGAAAGTGAGCCAGCCAATCTCTTAGCGGAAGAGAAGGATGAAGACCTTCTCTTTGAGTAA